The following coding sequences are from one Pelmatolapia mariae isolate MD_Pm_ZW linkage group LG4, Pm_UMD_F_2, whole genome shotgun sequence window:
- the ndufa4a gene encoding cytochrome c oxidase subunit NDUFA4L — protein MLAIVRKQLRNHPALIPLFIFIGGGAAMSLLYLARLGLRNPDVCWDRKNNPEPWNKLGPNDQYKFFTVNMDYSKLKKDRPDF, from the exons ATGCTCGCCATAGTCCGCAAACAACTTAGAAACCACCCAGCT CTGATCCCCCTTTTCATCTTCATTGGTGGAGGAGCAGCCATGTCTCTGTTGTACCTCGCCCGTCTGGGCTTGAGAAACCCTGATGTCTG CTGGGATCGCAAGAATAATCCAGAGCCCTGGAACAAACTTGGCCCAAATGATCAGTACAAG tttttcacagtcAACATGGACTACAGCAAGCTGAAGAAGGACCGTCCTGATTTCTAA